The Pyrus communis chromosome 2, drPyrComm1.1, whole genome shotgun sequence genome includes a window with the following:
- the LOC137725765 gene encoding polygalacturonase-like translates to MALQTHLLWSFVVVFVVSFSTTSCYGSSFQEVNSLLSYIDHVDKESGYNSRAYPSYMDTTEGFKSMELIRPRTQLFSSRKINKIAGGIATSSAPAKTISVDDFGAKGNGADDTRAFLKAWKVACSSSGAIVLVVPQKSYLVRPIEFSGPCKSRLTMQIYGTIEASEDRSIYKDLDHWLMFDNVQNLLVVGPGTINGNGNIWWKNSCKRKPQPPCGKQAPTAVTFNGCNNLVVKNLKIQDAQQMHVMFQNCFNVQASRLTVTAPEDSPNTDGIHVANTQNITISSSVIGTGDDCISIVSGSQRVQAKNITCGPGHGISIGSLGKNGSKDYVSGVLVNGAKLSGTANGLRIKTWQGGSGSATNIVFQNVQMNNVTNPIMIDQNYCDHKTKDCKQQKSAVQVKNVSYQNIRGTSASGDAITVNCSQSVPCQGIVLQNIQLQNGRAECNNVQPAYKGVVSPRC, encoded by the exons ATGGCTTTACAAACACATTTGTTATGGtcatttgttgttgtttttgttgtttcttttagTACTACTTCATGTTACGGTAGTAGTTTCCAGGAGGTCAACTCACTTCTTAGTTACATTGACCATGTTGATAAAGAGTCTGGCTACAATTCTAGGGCTTATCCTTCTTACATGGACACCACTGAAGGTTTCAAGTCCATGGAATTGATCAGACCAAGAACTCAGCTCTTCAGTTCAAGGAAGATCAACAAAATCGCCGGTGGCATAGCGACATCATCAGCTCCGGCCAAAACGATTAGCGTTGACGATTTTGGAGCTAAAGGGAATGGTGCTGATGACACACGG GCATTTTTGAAGGCATGGAAGGTAGCTTGTTCTTCCAGTGGAGCAATAGTTCTTGTGGTGCCACAGAAAAGCTATCTTGTTAGGCCAATTGAATTCTCAGGCCCCTGCAAATCTCGACTTACAATGCAG ATTTATGGAACCATAGAAGCATCAGAAGACCGATCAATCTACAAAGACCTAGACCACTGGCTCATGTTTGACAACGTCCAAAACTTACTAGTTGTTGGTCCCGGAACCATCAATGGCAATGGAAACATATGGTGGAAAAACTCATGCAAAAGAAAGCCTCAG CCCCCTTGCGGTAAACAAGCCCCCACG GCTGTGACCTTCAACGGGTGCAATAACTTGGTGGTGAAGAATCTGAAGATCCAAGACGCTCAACAAATGCATGTTATGTTCCAAAACTGCTTCAATGTTCAAGCTTCCCGTCTCACAGTAACTGCACCTGAGGATAGCCCCAATACTGATGGAATTCATGTTGCAAATACCCAGAACATCACTATCTCGAGCTCGGTTATAGGAACAG GCGATGACTGTATTTCTATTGTGAGTGGGTCTCAAAGAGTTCAAGCCAAAAACATAACTTGTGGGCCAGGCCATGGAATCAG TATTGGTAGCTTGGGAAAAAATGGCTCAAAAGACTATGTTTCAGGAGTACTTGTGAATGGAGCTAAGCTTTCAGGAACCGCCAATGGACTCAGGATCAAGACATGGCAGGGTGGCTCAGGCAGTGCAACCAACATCGTTTTCCAGAATGTGCAAATGAATAATGTCACCAACCCCATCATGATCGACCAGAACTACTGTGACCACAAAACCAAAGACTGCAAACAACAG AAATCGGCGGTTCAAGTGAAAAATGTGTCGTACCAAAACATCAGAGGAACAAGTGCTTCCGGTGACGCGATAACGGTTAACTGCAGCCAAAGTGTTCCTTGTCAGGGGATTGTGCTGCAAAATATTCAACTGCAGAATGGAAGAGCTGAATGCAACAATGTTCAGCCTGCTTACAAAGGAGTTGTCTCTCCAAGATGTTAG
- the LOC137725869 gene encoding rho GDP-dissociation inhibitor 1-like: protein MEGGKRGVEAGASSSGGFSSAGAVSDQGRGRQEKQKEMAEKLSALYDVGEEDEEEDDNSNGVAADGFIPGPLVSLKEQIEKDKHDESLRRWKEKLLGSLEGDLNGQMEPEVKFHSIGIISEDFGEITTALPVVENQIDRVLFTLQEGSQYRLKITFSVLHNIVSGLTYSNTVWKGGLQVDQSQGMLGTFAPNKELYVHTLEEETTPSGLLARGIYSAKLKFEDDDRRCHMELQYTFEIKKGR from the exons atggagggaGGGAAGAGGGGAGTTGAAGCAGGAGCATCATCGTCTGGTGGGTTTTCATCAGCTGGCGCTGTAAGTGATCAGGGAAGAGGAAGACAAGAAAAGCAGAAGGAAATGGCTGAAAAGCTGAGTGCTCTTTATGATGTTGGAGAAGAAGACGAGGAAGAAGATGATAACAGTAATGGGGTTGCTGCTGATGGTTTTATTCCTGGACCTTTGGTTTCTCTCAAGGAACAGATTGAGAAGGACAAG CATGATGAAAGCTTGAGGAGGTGGAAAGAGAAGCTGCTTGGTAGCTTGGAAGGCGATTTGAATG GCCAAATGGAACCTGAAGTCAAATTCCACTCCATCGGAATCATCTCTGAGGACTTTGGGGAAATCACTACTGCCTTGCCTGTCGTTGAAAATCAGATCGATCGTGTCCTGTTTACACTGCAAGAGGGATCTCAATATCGGCTTAAGATAACATTTAGTGTTCTGCACAACATTGTTTCTGGCCTTACTTACTCCAACACAGTGTGGAAGGGAGGACTCCAAG TCGATCAGAGCCAAGGAATGTTGGGTACGTTTGCTCCTAACAAAGAACTATATGTGCACACTTTGGAAGAGGAGACCACTCCATCTGGGTTGCTTGCAAGGGGCATTTATTCAGCAAAGCTTAAG TTCGAAGACGATGACAGGAGATGCCATATGGAACTTCAGTACACCTTCGAGATCAAAAAGGGCAGATAG